One window of the Oncorhynchus mykiss isolate Arlee chromosome 5, USDA_OmykA_1.1, whole genome shotgun sequence genome contains the following:
- the LOC110523714 gene encoding prolactin-releasing peptide receptor-like: MDGSGSGWTGGLLPSVSEKTTEEHSVFEMAVQNDSANHSSLFADVALLQSFKLLIIPCYSLVVVVGVLGNYLLLYVICRTRKMHNVTNFFIGNLAFSDMLMCVTCVPLTLAYAFNPRGWVFGRFMCYLVFLIQPVTVYVSVFTLTAIAVDRYYATVHPLKKRTSVSTCAYVLSGIWLLSCGLVAPAVAHTYHVEFREEGLTICEEFWLGQEKERLAYAYSTLLVTYVLPLSAVCTSYLCISFKLRNCVAPGHRSRDQAEAQRARKRKIFRLVALVVAAFGVCWLPIHVFNVLRDIDIRLINKRHFLLIQLLCHLCAMSSSCCNPFLYAWLHDRFRAELRKMFTCHHRIGIPTNHCAMASVVL, from the exons ATGGACGGCAGTGGCAGTGGCTGGACTGGAGGTCTGCTGCCCTCTGTTAGCGAGAAGACAACAGAGGAGCACTCGGTCTTTGAGATGGCTGTTCAGAATGACTCGGCCAACCACAGCTCCCTGTTTGCAGACGTGGCTCTGCTGCAGAGCTTCAAGCTGCTCATCATCCCCTGCTActccctggtggtggtggtgggtgtgttGGGGAACTACCTGTTGCTCTACGTCATCTGCCGCACTCGCAAGATGCACAATGTCACCAACTTCTTCATAGGGAACCTGGCCTTCTCAGACATGCTGATGTGTGTGACCTGTGTACCCTTAACCCTGGCCTATGCATTCAACCCTCGTGGCTGGGTGTTTGGGAGGTTCATGTGCTACCTGGTGTTCCTGATCCAGCCGGTTACCgtctatgtgtctgtcttcacCCTCACCGCCATCGCTGTTGACAG GTACTACGCCACTGTGCATCCTCTGAAGAAGCGTACCTCTGTGTCCACCTGTGCTTACGTCCTGTCAGGGATCTGGCTGCTGTCCTGTGGCCTGGTGGCTCCGGCCGTGGCCCACACGTACCACGTGGAGTTCAGAGAGGAGGGCCTCACTATCTGTGAGGAGTTCTGGCTgggacaggagaaggagaggctAGCCTACGCCTACAGCACCCTGCTGGTTACCTATGTCCTGCCACTCTCCGCTGTCTGCACCTCCTATCTCTGCATCTCTTTCAAGCTGAGGAACTGCGTGGCGCCGGGACATCGGTCCCGAGACCAGGCAGAGGCACAGCGAGCCCGAAAGCGAAAGATCTTCCGTCTGGTGGCATTAGTGGTGGCGGCCTTCGGGGTGTGCTGGCTGCCCATCCATGTGTTCAACGTGCTGCGTGATATCGATATCCGCCTAATCAACAAGCGCCACTTCCTGCTCATTCAGCTGCTGTGCCACCTGTGTGCCATGAGCTCCTCCTGCTGTAACCCCTTCTTGTATGCCTGGCTGCACGACCGCTTTCGTGCTGAGCTGCGCAAGATGTTCACCTGCCACCACCGCATCGGCATCCCCACCAACCACTGTGCTATGGCCAGTGTGGTCCTCTGA